The following DNA comes from Mustelus asterias unplaced genomic scaffold, sMusAst1.hap1.1 HAP1_SCAFFOLD_3917, whole genome shotgun sequence.
taacccgtgctgtacctgtcctgggagtgtttgatgggggacagtgtagagggagctttactctgtatctaaccccgtgctgtacctgtcctgggagtgtttgatggggacagtgtagagggagctttactctgtatctaaccccgtgctgtacctgtcctgggagtgtttgatggggacagtgtagagcgagctttactctgtatctaaccccgtgctgtacctgtcctgggagtgtttgatgcacaCACGTCAATTAGTTCTCCTCTCATGTGAGGTGGTACACTTTGGGAGGAGTAGTTTGAcaggaaagtattcaatgaatggttggacatcaggaagttctgtggaacaaaggggccTTGGTGTGTttgcccacagatctctgaaagcggaagggcatcttagtagggtggtgaatatgggacacttgcttttatcaatcaaggcaatgattacaaaagcagggaagttgatgttggagttgtatcggtTTCCGGCAGACGCACAGGAGGCAGACGCACAGGAGGCAGACGCACAGGAGGCAGACGCACAGGCGGCAGACGCACAGGCGGCAGACGCACAGGCGGCAGACGCACAGGCGGCAGACGCACAGGGGGCAGACGCACAGGGGGCAGACGCACAGGGGGCAGACGCACAGGGGGCAGACGCACAGGCGGCAGACGCACAGGCGGCAGACGCACAGGCGGCAGACGCACAGGGGGCAGACGCACAGGGGGCAGACGCACAGGCGGCAGACGCACAGGCGGCAGACGCACAGGCGGCAGACGCACAGGCGGCAGACGCACAGGCGGCAGACGCACAGGCGGCAGACGCACAGGCGGCAGACGCACAGGCGGCAGACGCACAGGGGGCAGACGCACATGTTTATCTCAATAAGAAACACTGGAAGGAAGTTTATACACAAACACTCCAGTGTATAACTCACCATGGTCTGTACGTACGAGTCTGGGCGAATATCCTTCACCTGTTCCCCGCTGGGCGCAATCCAGGATCGGGATCCATAGATCATGGTGATGGGAATCTCCTTCGGAATCAAGTGGATCCGTCCCAACATCGGACGCTTAGCCCAGCCAAAGGATTCAGAGAGAACCTTGAATGCTGTCTCACCGCTGTCCAGAGAGAAGGGGGAGAACTGGTGAATGAaatgctgtgggagggtcagtgctgagggagcgccgcactgtgggagggtcagtgctgagggagcgccgcactgtgggagggtcagtgctgagggagcgccgcactgtgggagggtcagtgctgagggagcgccgcaccgtgggagggtcagtgctgagggagcgccgcactgtgggtcagtgctgagggagcgccgcactgtgggagggtcagtgctgagggagcgccgcactgtgggagggtcagtgctgagggagcgccgcactgtgggagggtcagtgctgagggagcgccgcactgtgggagggtcagtgctgagggagcgccgcactgtgggagggtcagtgctgagggagcgccgcactgtgggagggtcagtgctgagggagcgccgcactgtgggagggtcagtgctgagggagcgccgcactgtgggagggtcagtgccgagggagcgccgcactgtgggagggtcagtgccgagggagcgccgcactgtgggagggtcagtgctgagggagcgccgcactgtgggagggtcagtgccgagggagcgccgcactgtgggagggtcagtgctgagggagcgccgcactgtgggagggtcagtgctgagggagcgccgcactgtgggagggtcagtgctgagggagcgccgcactgtgggagggtcagtgctgagggagcgccgcactgtggataCAGATCAGATTCCCTGGTGATTATCACTCTCCTGTTACTCGCAGGTTGCTGTGCGGCCACCCCTACCCGCCCTTCCACCCACCCCTACCCGCCCTCCGCCCCAAGGTGGGCAGCTCACCTGGGAGTCTGAGCATTGCAGTGATAGACATATTCCAATATGGTGTCATCATCAAACCGCTCTTCATATTTCCGTTTGAGATCCGGCCGGAATCGCTGGACTAGCGAGGGGCCTGTAGAGGGAGACACTGAGTCAGAACATTCAGAGTGCTTCACACGTCGGGGGGATTGATGGAAGGATCATTGAGGGACGCTCCCTCACTGACCGGTCCACATTGAGGGACGCTCCCTCACTGACCGGTCCACATTGAGGGACGCTCCCTCACTGACCGGTCCACATTGAGGGACGCTCCCTCACTGACCGGTCCACATTGAGGGACGCTCCCTCACTGACCGGTCCACATTGAGGGACGCTCCCTCACTGACCGGTCCACATTGAgggacactccctcactgaccggtCCACATTGAGGGACGCTCCCTCACTGACCGGTCCACATTGAGGGACGCTCCCTCACTGACCGGTCCACATTGAGGGACGCTCCCTCACTGACCGGTCCACATTGAGGGACGCTCCCTCACTGACCGGTCCACATTGAGGGACGCTCCCTCACTGACCGGTCCACATTGAGGGACGCTCCCTCACTGACCGGTCCACATTGAGGGACGCTCCCTCACTGACCGGTCCACATTGAGGGACGCTCCCTCACTGACCGGTCCACATTGAGGGACGCTCCCTCACTGACCGGTCCACATTGAGGGACGCTCCCTCACTGACCGGTCCACATTGAGGGACGCTCCCTCACTGACCGGTCCACATTGAGGGACGCTCCCTCACTGACCGGTCCACATTGAGGGACGCTCCCTCACTGACCGGTCCACATTGAGGGACGCTCCCTCAGCTGACCGGTCCACATTGAGGACGCTCCCTCAGCTGACCGGTCCACACTGAGGGACGCTCCCTCACTGACCGGTCCACATTGAGGGACGCTCCCTCACTGACCGGTCCACATTGAGGGACGCTCCCTCACTGACCGGTCCACATTGAGGGACGCTCCCTCACTGACCGGTCCACATTGAGGGACGCTCCCTCACTGACCGGTCCACATTGAGGACGCTCCCTCAGCTGACCGGTCCACATTGAGGGACGCTCCCCTCAGCTGACCGGTCCACACTGAGGGACGCGCCCTCAGCTGACCGGTCCACACTGAGGACGCGCCCTCAGCTGACCGGTCCACATTGAGGGACGCTCCCTCAGCTGACCGGTCCACACTGAGGGATGTCCCTCAGCTGACCGGTCCACATTGAGGGACGCTCCCTCAGCTGACCGGTCCACATTGAGGGACGCTCCCTCAGCTGACCGGTCCACACTGAAGGACGCTCCGTCACTGACCGGTCCACACTGAGGGACGCTCCCTCAGCTGACCGGTCCACACTGAGGGACGCTCCCTCAGCTGACCGGTCCACACTGAGGGACGCTCCCTCATTGACACCGGTCCACACTGAGGGACGCTCCCCACACTGACCGGTCCACACTGAGGGACGCTCCCTCAGCTGACCGGTCCACACTGAGGGACGCTCCCTCAGCTGACCGGTCCACACTGAGGGACGCTCCCTCATTGACACCGGTCCACACTGAGGACGCTCCCACACTGACCGGTCCACACTGAGGGACGCTCCCTCAGCTGACCGGTCCACACTGAGGGACGCTCCCTCAGCTGACCGGTCCACACTGAGGGACGCTCCCTCAGCTGACCGGTCCACACTGAGGGACGCTCCCTCAGCTGACCGGTCCACATTGAGGGACGCTCCCTCAGCTGACCGGTCCACACTGAAGGACGCTTCGTCACTGACCGGTCCACACTGAGGGACGCTCCCTCAGCTGACCGGTCCACACTGAGGGACGCTCCCTCATTGACACCGGTCCACACTGAAGGACGCTCCCTCACTGACCGGTCCACACTGAGGGACGCTCACTCACTGACCGGTCCACACTGAgggacactccctcactgaccggtCCACACTGAgggacactccctcactgaccggtCCACACTGAgggacactccctcactgaccggtCCACACTgagggacactcctcactgaccggTCCACACTGAGGGACACTCCCTCAGCTGACCGGTCCACACTGAGGGACGCTCCCTCACTGACCGGTCCACACTGAGGGACGCTCCCTCGCTGACCGGTCCCTCACTGAGGGACGCTCCCTCGCTGACCAGTCCCTCACTGACCGCTCTGTAATCCAGCGCTCTGCTCACCCCAGGGTCCCGCTGCCCTCAGCACTGCCAAGAAGTTGAACCGAGCCAGGACGGTGGTGACCGCCTTCACCCACAGGGGGGCTTCCACGTCTCCGACACGTCAGTCGGTCGCTCCGGGAATCCCCAGGGATCGACCAGGATCAGATGCTTGACTCTGCAAcgcaagggggggggagagccaTTCACACAGTGACCTCTGAACTCAGCCTTCCGTCCTCGTTCACCCCTTGAcctcctcacccacccactgcccTTTGATCTAACACACCTTTGACCGTGCCCCCCACACACTGGTATCCCAGTGCCCTTTtgacccttccccacccctccccctctttgaCCTCCGACTCTCCCGCGATGGTCACCACCttgtcacccacccacccactccacctTTGACCTGTGAGTGACCCCGCTCTCCGGtgacctctgccccccccctctcccagcctCCCTGCCCTTCCCGCAGCCTCCCCTGCTGACCCCCTTGGCCTCCTCCCCAGCCACCCTCTCCCTGATGGCCCATGGCGTCAACCCCCCAGAAGCCCCCCGCTGGCCcttcgcctccccccaccccccactggccATGGcctcccctcggccccccccACACTGGCCCTGGGGCCCCCCCCACACTGGCCCTGGggcccccccccacactggccctggggccccccccccacactggccctggggcccccccacacacactggccctgggggcccccca
Coding sequences within:
- the LOC144490849 gene encoding LOW QUALITY PROTEIN: (Lyso)-N-acylphosphatidylethanolamine lipase-like (The sequence of the model RefSeq protein was modified relative to this genomic sequence to represent the inferred CDS: inserted 1 base in 1 codon); this translates as VKHLILVDPWGFPERPTDVSETWKPPXWVKAVTTVLARFNFLAVLRAAGPWGPSLVQRFRPDLKRKYEERFDDDTILEYVYHCNAQTPSGETAFKVLSESFGWAKRPMLGRIHLIPKEIPITMIYGSRSWIAPSGEQVKDIRPDSYVQTMVIEGASHHVYADRPEEFNAAVTEICDSVPDTPSPSSHRTPAPASPPSSPLPSPSSPAPISLAPASPLSDSAV